In Cotesia glomerata isolate CgM1 linkage group LG3, MPM_Cglom_v2.3, whole genome shotgun sequence, one genomic interval encodes:
- the LOC123261509 gene encoding putative uncharacterized protein DDB_G0282133 isoform X8 produces MDPPLTSKVLRAPSLKRGQENLRIQNRIKLERVLGVTVSSNAALDCDSTSELVAYPAGCTVVLFNPRKNIQAHVLNSCKKTVTSLALAGDGRLLVTGECGHMPNVRVWDISDRQNAIQIAEFSSHKYGINCVAFSPSNKYVVSIGSQHDMIVNVWDWRNNVKVASNKVSSKVKAVSFAENGSYFVTVGNRHVKFWYLEYTRNAKYKEPVPLMGRSAILGEQRNNDFVDVTCGRGEMADSTYAITKTGLLCEFNNRRLLDKWVELRTTSANCMAIGEKLIFVGCAEGIIRCFSPVTLQFITTLPRTHYLGVDVACGLSISHMSQHPVNARYPDAIALAFDELNNKLTCVYNDHSIYIWDIRDIKRVGKSHSFLFHSACIWGVEMYPTNSELISNMPSDSFVTCSSDDTIRVWNLKNDFSTNQKVYSRNIYSNELLKVLYIDPELTYLKDLDLATAGSTDKSDTSYDGRNGVRSIRISPDGAHIASGDRSGNIRIHDVATLDELCLIEAHDAEVLCLEYSKYSRITDGPKLLASASRDRLIHVFNVDEGYNFLQTLDDHSSSITAVRFFTTTQNDNIQMVSCGADKSIIFRQLQMTPGNPPQFVRDHNAQGKTTLYDMEVDSGQKHVLTACQDRNIRVYNVATGKHSKTFKGSIGEDGSLIKVVLDASGIYVATSCTDKTLCVYDYYSGECMATMLGHSELVTGLRFSPDCHHLVSASGDGCIFVWSIPHDMVVTMQARLTQQAMRAGKKPQNLQNGLVTQLENESFGPPSPEFFGSNVNSTIQTTAIDYRFSVGQLPHWAKKQINTDTNTEENITSSVRSVSVDMPKGRWAQRVQQTDGITVKSVYDSDEIIHFPPSRSTIDSECGGGGTGGSKDSSIDSGTETKCSSDYRREPITIKKEEEEKEEENVFAPCPDSYRELAEDFKKQMTSGNITITRGSNITELTHQSRIRSYTDDSSLSSFKLEDHESTEHDGDVEDYSEGENGTASSEKSHNLMYYPPTEDTISNQFKVNAIDIEELRRSMRRGKKIKIGDSNISELTTASGSQDDSDSEGGASTPSAERNPLSILSEASSEGYDQVFNQTHREKYLKNAFESLSGADELTNRKNTSISSQFHGRISGGENQESKTHQTPVINLITPKNTKLSTDVTKNREELQRRIEETRRKLQSVGYKSSLKSSQSISDLSSHIPDRHHRQSKISSGNNKRPQSQYYTIPTNPSKPLLNLKSHLKPHTITNNVSGYGNAFLKDQIDNKRFPKSQTTFCISKQAKLTVSRPLSLALDKTDKMKLSVDKTNKSLPESPVCEELKAIKKACKAELNKFTKFAQKQRSCSYFIGLNDNFEDIDCLAKSFESLPAMKEPLSDNDDDDDDNDINDNGNFSDDSLESDYKNPPRRCVSEYQININRESNNKNKNYLKCLKKNLGDSQESILSDASGEIFDCQYDNDRHSSASFFLSRRKMQATQSQESVLTDVTDDYQISLLRENEVNRSTESILTDDSDSLVKSAPLEILFESHYKRKRHNSENKIENIEFDKPINTVTPTKAVFRSKSLQDTRLSAVKSAISYTEENFRPNQTCIYYEFNIDNTKEYCSKVRNSSRFDMTRSNSLKEPHSMLIFDNFVPHKPPKPKRNFPRTQSMRNRSRPSWNKYNFENPLPQSLNSNSKTTCFDNDNVESKNSKKISPKTNDLKLEENTSLILLSPTNQISNQNLLKNAESKNRTEIQKNLSSYSNEANKNNNNNNNNNQTTKITKTSWHDDLDVDSGFENHIPTKDTFETYDSLEPYGTSSCEASTSDSQIQDTNVEIEKNYNNSTADRISRAIEGTVKLLSKEFENLVKREQQNLIKNKQVWQVHQSNSAENFSKFESERDKGSTFKKETRPSSGCEDSDCTVDKSLMESGSSTPGSSCTNSPKRIWPPASRCQLKWIKALPTINQDILPSKQHLSVSGKLSIKNSNVSSRNGNSVNINSGLSSRYNSSKSHSTYMTRSSSVGVLNQHSDSESDAGVISSSRNLTNSTTNNRISGLMRPTISSQNKVNHQSKPNFSSSSNLPMVLRRRGMQSAYSSVNLSQVSNQEDSSSEDTSSNGNGGKPSLPPRPRSINIDLSTNFNSSGSLIKRSGSNTSISKSRLMNDASGQSNIRLSSRNQLDLNLQKLPTKDINVANAEFNTDRKLVSPQLCNTIADELTRTADNVVQLYKRLTMDSSANPELEPIDRDTMLRGLESSVNEAMRTLRLVAASTTNKESTGNNSLVVNEAAETFQELLAGQDQGKVVNIMQQYSELLLTMMQQRMSGTQPNHV; encoded by the exons atgtACCGTAGTTTTGTTCAACCCTCGAAAAAATATCCAGGCGCATGTGTTGAATAGTTGCAAAAAAACTGTTACCTCACTGGCACTTGCTGGAGATGGTCGTCTTTTAGTCACTGGTGAATGCGGACATATGCCCAATGTACGAGTATGGGATATTTCTGATCGTCAAAACGCCATTCAGATTGCCGAGTTTTCCAGTCATAAATATGGAATTAATTGTGTT GCATTTTCACCAAGCAACAAATATGTTGTTTCTATTGGATCGCAGCATGATATGATAGTGAATGTCTGGGACTGGCGGAACAATGTAAAAGTAGCATCTAACAAAGTATCTAGCAAGGTGAAGGCCGTATCATTTGCTGAAAACGGGAGCTATTTTGTAACTGTTGGTAATCGACATGTTAAATTTTGGTATCTTGAATATACTCGAAACGCTAAGTATAAAGAACCAGTACCTCTTATGGGCCGATCGGCTATACTAGGTGAACAACGAAATAATGACTTTGTGGATGTAACATGCGGCCGCGGAGAGATGGCAGATTCTACTTACGCCATTACAAAAACTGGATTACTTTGTGAATTTAATAATCGGCGGCTCCTTGATAAGTGGGTCGAATTAAGAACAACCAGTGCAAATTGTATGGCcataggtgaaaaattaatttttgttggaTGTGCCGAAGGAATTATTAGATGCTTTAGTCCAGTAACACTTCAATTTATTACAACATTACCAAGAACTCACTATTTAGGGGTAGATGTAGCTTGTGGATTATCTATAAGTCATATGTCTCAGCATCCAGTAAATGCAAGATATCCAGATGCAATTGCTTTAGCTTTTGatgaattaaataacaaacttACGTGCGTTTATAATGATCATAGCATTTATATTTGGGATATTCGAGATATCAAGCGTGTGGGAAAATCTCACTCTTTTCTCTTTCATTCAGCATGTATATGGGGCGTTGAAATGTATCCAACAAATAGTGAATTAATAAGTAACATGCCTTCAGATAGTTTTGTAACATGTTCAAGCGACGATACAATAAGAGtatggaatttaaaaaatgatttttcaacaaatcaaAAAGTTTACAGTCGTAATATTTATAgcaatgaattattaaaagtgtTATACATTGATCCTGAATTGACATACTTAAAAGATTTAGATTTAGCTACCGCAGGATCAACAGATAAAAGTGATACCTCATATGATGGTCGTAATGGTGTTAGATCAATCAGAATAAGTCCAGATGGTGCACATATTGCTTCTGGAGATCGATCAGGTAATATTAGAATTCATGATGTAGCTACGTTAGATGAATTATGTCTTATAGAGGCTCATGATGCTGAAGTACTTTGCCTTGAATACTCAAAATATTCTCGAATTACTGATGGACCAAAATTACTAGCAAGTGCTTCAAGAGATCGATTAATACATGTTTTTAATGTTGATGAGGGTTATAATTTTCTCCAAACACTTGATGATCACAGTTCTTCAATTACGGCTGTTAGATTTTTCACAACGACTCAAAATGATAACATTCAAATGGTATCATGTGGCGCCGATAAAAGCATTATTTTTAGACAGTTGCAAATGACTCCAGGAAATCCACCACAATTTGTAAGAGATCACAATGCTCAAGGAAAAACCACGTTGTATGATATGGAAGTAGACTCTGGTCAAAAGCATGTTTTAACAGCTTGTCAGGATCGTAATATTCGAGTATATAATGTAGCCACTGGTAAACACAGCAAAACGTTCAAAGGTTCTATTGGTGAAGACGGGTCTTTAATAAAAGTTGTTTTGGATGCATCAGGAATATACGTTGCTACTTCATGTACAGACAAAACTTTATGTGTCTATGATTACTACAGTGGTGAATGTATGGCAACAATGTTAGGTCATTCAGAACTAGTTACAGGCCTCCGTTTTAGTCCAGATTGCCATCACTTAGTATCAGCCAGCGGCGATGGTTGTATATTTGTTTGGAGTATACCTCATGATATGGTAGTTACTATGCAAGCACGATTAACTCAACAGGCGATGCGTGCGGGTAAAAAACCccaaaatttacaaaatggACTAGTAACACAGCTAGAAAATGAATCTTTTGGTCCACCATCACCTGAATTTTTCGGTTCAAATGTCAATTCAACTATACAAACTACTGCTATTGACTATCGTTTCAGTGTTGGTCAATTACCTCATTGGGctaaaaaacaaatcaataCGGATACTAATACTGAAGAAAATATAACTTCAAGTGTCAGATCGGTTAGTGTAGATATGCCGAAAGGCCGATGGGCTCAACGTGTACAACAGACTGATGGAATTACTGTGAAATCAGTCTATGATAGTGatgaaattattcattttccCCCTTCCAGAAGTACCATTGACTCTGAATGTGGAGGTGGTGGTACTGGAGGATCTAAAGATAGTTCTATTGACAGCGGAACTGAGACTAAATGCAGCAGTGATTATAGACGTGAACccattactataaaaaaag aagaa gaagaaaaagaagaagaaaatgtATTTGCACCGTGCCCTGATAGTTATAGAGAATTAGCGGAGGATTTTAAAAAACAG ATGACGAGTGGCAACATAACAATAACTAGAGGTAGCAATATCACAGAGTTAACTCATCAATCGAGAATACGATCTTACACCGATGACAGCAGTCTTAGCAGTTTTAAATTAGAG GATCACGAGAGTACAGAACATGATGGTGATGTTGAAGATTATTCTGAGGGCGAAAATGGAACAGCTAGTTCGGAAAAATCACATAATTTAATGTACTATCCACCAACTGAAGATACTATATCAAATCAGTTCAAAGTAAATGCCATTGATATAGAAGAACTCCGAAGATCTATGAGacgaggaaaaaaaataaaaattggagATAGCAATATCAGTGAATTGACCACAGCATCCGGAAGTCAAGATGATTCTGATTCTGAAGGAGGTGCATCAACGCCAAGTGCTGAACGTAATCCATTGTCTATTTTATCTGAAGCGAGTTCTGAAGGATACGATCAGGTTTTCAATCAAACTCATCGagaaaaatatcttaaaaatgcTTTTGAATCTCTAAGTGGTGCTGATGAACtcacaaatagaaaaaataccAGTATTAGCTCTCAATTTCATGGAag AATAAGCGGAGGAGAAAATCAAGAAAGTAAAACCCACCAAACAccagttataaatttaattacaccaaaaaatacaaaacttAGTACAGATGTAACGAAAAATCGTGAAGAATTACAGCGGCGAATAGAAGAAACGAGAAGAAAATTACAAAgt GTTGGCTATAAATCTTCTTTAAAGTCAAGCCAAAGTATCTCAGATCTCAGCAGCCATATACCAGATCGCCATCATCGGCAAAGTAAGATTAGTTCAGGTAATAATAAACGTCCACAATCACAATACTATACAATACCAACTAACCCTAGTAAACcattactaaatttaaaatctcaCTTAAAACCTCATACTATTACTAACAATGTTTCTGGTTATGGAAATGCTTTTTTAAAAGATCAAATTGACAACAAACGCTTTCCCAAAAGTCAAACTACTTTTTGTATAAGTAAACAGGCCAAATTGACCGTAAGTCGGCCATTATCATTAGCACTAGATAAAActgataaaatgaaattatctGTCGATaaaacaaacaaatcattACCAGAATCACCTGTTTGTGAAGAATTAAAAGCAATTAAAAAAGCATGTAAAGCAGAACTAAACAAGTTTACCAAGTTTGCTCAAAAACAGAGATCTTGTAGTTATTTTATTGGCTTGaatgataattttgaagatattGATTGCTTAGCTAAATCATTTGAAAGTTTACCAGCTATGAAAGAGCCACTATcagataatgatgatgatgatgatgataatgacaTTAATGACAATGGTAATTTCAGTGACGATTCTTTAGAAAGTGATTATAAAAATCCACCTCGTAGGTGTGTTAgtgaatatcaaataaatataaatagagaatcaaataataaaaataaaaactatttgaaGTGTTTAAAAAAGAATCTTGGTGATTCTCAAGAAAGTATTCTGTCTGATGCGTCTGGAGAAATATTTGATTGTCAGTATGATAACGATAGACATTCTAGTGCtagcttttttttatcacgGCGAAAAATGCAAGCCACTCAAAGTCAGGAAAGTGTATTAACTGATGTAACAGATGATTATCAAATTTCTTTATTGCGAGAAAATGAAGTTAATAGAAGTACTGAAAGTATTCTCACTGATGATTCTGACTCATTAGTTAAATCTGCACCATTAGAAATTCTTTTTGAGTCccattataaaagaaaaagacATAATTCTGAAAacaaaatagaaaatattgaatttgaCAAACCAATAAATACTGTTACACCTACTAAAGCTGTTTTTCGATCTAAAtctttacaagatacaagactCAGTGCCGTTAAATCAGCTATTAGTTACACAGAAGAAAATTTCAGACCCAATCAAACttgtatttattatgaatttaacATCGATAATACAAAAGAGTATTGTTCAAAAGTTCGTAATTCATCAAGATTTGATATGACAAGAAGTAATAGTTTAAAAGAGCCCCATtcaatgttaatttttgataattttgtacCCCATAAACCACCAAAaccaaaaagaaattttcctCGCACTCAAAGCATGCGAAATCGTTCTAGACCTTCTtggaataaatataattttgaaaatccaCTGCCTCAaagtttaaattcaaataGTAAAACTACTTGTTTCGACAATGATAATGTAGAGtcgaaaaatagtaaaaaaattagtccaaagacaaatgatttaaaattagaagAAAACACTTCGTTAATTCTTCTCTCACCAACAAACCAAATTTCGAATCAaaacttgttaaaaaatgcCGAGTCAAAAAATCGtactgaaattcaaaaaaatttatcaagttaCTCCAATGAAgctaacaaaaataataataataataataataataatcaaacaactaaaataacaaaaacttCTTGGCATGACGACTTAGATGTTGATAGCGGTTTTGAAAATCATATTCCTACAAAAGATACATTCGAAACTTATGACTCATTAGAACCTTATGGAACATCTTCTTGTGAAGCATCAACTTCAGATTCTCAAATTCAGGATACGAATGtcgaaatagaaaaaaattataacaatagcACTGCTGACAGAATTAGTCGAGCAATTGAAGGAACTGTAAAACTTTTATCTAAAGAATTTGAAAACTTAGTTAAAAGAGAGCaacagaatttaattaaaaataaacaagtttGGCAGGTACATCAGTCAAATTcagctgaaaatttttcaaaatttgaatcagAAAGAGACAAGGGctcaacttttaaaaaagaaactcGACCGAGTTCAGGGTGTGAGGACAGTGATTGCACTGTAGATAAATCTTTAATGGAAAGTGGTTCCTCAACTCCTGGATCAAGTTGTACTAATTCACCAAAACGAATTTGGCCACCTGCGTCTCGATGTCAATTGAAGTGGATCAAAGCACTACCAACAATCAATCAAGATATCTTACCATCTAAGCAACACTTATCAG tttCAGGTAAACTaagcattaaaaattcaaatgtaTCATCAAGAAATGGAAATAGTGTTAATATAAACAGTGGATTATCATCAAGATATAATTCAAGCAAATCTCACTCAACATACATGACTCGAAGTAGTAGCGTAGGCGTTTTGAATCAG caCAGTGATTCAGAATCAGATGCTGGAGTAATTTCAAGCAGTAGAAACTTGACAAATTCAACTACTAACAATCGAATAAGTGGATTAATGAGGCCTACAATAAGTTcacaaaataaagtaaatcATCAATCAAAACCGAATTTTTCTTCAAGTAGCAATTTACCTATGGTACTGAGAAGACGTGGAATGCAATCTGCTTATTCAAGTG ttaATCTAAGTCAAGTCAGTAATCAAGAAGATTCTAGTTCAGAGGATACTTCTTCAAATGGTAATGGCGGAAAACCATCATTACCACCCAGACCTCGAAGTATTAACATTGATCTTTCAACAAA tttcaATTCCAGTGGATCACTAATAAAACGATCAGGATCAAATACATCAATATCAAAAAGTCGGCTGATGAATGATGCAAGTGGTCAAAGCAATATAAGGCTGTCTAGTCGAAATCAATTGGATTTAAATCTACAAAAACTTCCAACTAAAGATATAAATGTAGCTAATGCTGAat TTAATACAGATAGAAAATTAG TGTCTCCGCAATTATGTAATACAATCGCTGATGAATTGACAAGAACCGCAGATAATGTGGTTCAGCTATATAAGCGATTAACGATGGATAGTTCTGCAAATCCAGAGCTTGAGCCTATTGATAGAGATACAATGCTTCGAGGTTTAGAATCATCAGTTAATGAAGCAATGCGAACACTTCGTCTTGTCGCAGCTAGTACAACTAATAAAGAAAGTACTGGTAATAATTCTTTAGTTGTTAATGAAGCGGCTGAAACATTTCAAGAATTATTAGCAGGTCAAGATCAGGGTAAAGTTGTAAATATAATGCAACAATACTCGGAATTGCTTTTGACTATGATGCAGCAAAGAATGAGTGGTACACAACCTAATCATGTTTAG